The Bradysia coprophila strain Holo2 chromosome II, BU_Bcop_v1, whole genome shotgun sequence genome has a segment encoding these proteins:
- the LOC119067528 gene encoding protein takeout-like isoform X2, translated as MNISIIFVAIIALIIGCRSDDFPSHIKRCKNGDHTCIANTMNELIKVSASGIRELGVVPTDPYEIADVIVEKGEESPINIKIHYEKCNITGIDSIHVDKVTGFEKDPKTSKFRMRGHLKLSTISGPYQVSGKVLLLPITGRGWSEIKFENVSLRVSLQTHVDTRNGKEFLIIDRVVVKMETEKLRIKLENLFNHKELSDGMNAILNDNDQLIFKELQVPLQNVLEKVARQIVAPVFNKFPYNEMFLDE; from the exons CTTCACACATAAAGCGCTGCAAGAACGGAGATCATACATGCATTGCCAATACTATGAATGAACTGATTAAAGTGTCAG CAAGTGGCATACGTGAGCTTGGTGTCGTCCCAACCGATCCATACGAAATAGCTGATGTGATTGTGGAAAAAGGAGAAGAGAGTCcgataaatattaaaattcactacgaaaaatgtaatataaCCGGAATCGATAGCATTCACGTCGATAAAGTCAC TGGATTCGAAAAAGACCCCAAAACGTCAAAATTCCGCATgc gCGGACATTTGAAATTGTCAACCATATCTGGACCATATCAGGTTTCAGGAAAAGTTCTACTCTTACCAATTACTGGACGCGGTTGGtcggaaattaaatttg AAAATGTTAGTCTCAGAGTTTCATTACAAACTCATGTCGACACGAGAAATGGCAAAGAGTTTCTGATAATCGATCGGGTGGTCGTGAAAATGGAAACAGAGAA attacgaataaagctggaaaatttgttcaacCACAAAGAGTTGAGCGATGGTATGAACGCAATTCTGAACGATAATGACCAGCTCATTTTTAAAGAGTTGCAGGTGCCACTACAAAACGTCCTGGAAAAAGTGGCAAGACAAATTGTTGCACcagttttcaataaattcccttacaacgaaatgtttttggatgaataa
- the LOC119067528 gene encoding protein takeout-like isoform X1: MNELIKVSASGIRELGVVPTDPYEIADVIVEKGEESPINIKIHYEKCNITGIDSIHVDKVTGFEKDPKTSKFRMRGHLKLSTISGPYQVSGKVLLLPITGRGWSEIKFENVSLRVSLQTHVDTRNGKEFLIIDRVVVKMETEKLRIKLENLFNHKELSDGMNAILNDNDQLIFKELQVPLQNVLEKVARQIVAPVFNKFPYNEMFLDE; this comes from the exons ATGAATGAACTGATTAAAGTGTCAG CAAGTGGCATACGTGAGCTTGGTGTCGTCCCAACCGATCCATACGAAATAGCTGATGTGATTGTGGAAAAAGGAGAAGAGAGTCcgataaatattaaaattcactacgaaaaatgtaatataaCCGGAATCGATAGCATTCACGTCGATAAAGTCAC TGGATTCGAAAAAGACCCCAAAACGTCAAAATTCCGCATgc gCGGACATTTGAAATTGTCAACCATATCTGGACCATATCAGGTTTCAGGAAAAGTTCTACTCTTACCAATTACTGGACGCGGTTGGtcggaaattaaatttg AAAATGTTAGTCTCAGAGTTTCATTACAAACTCATGTCGACACGAGAAATGGCAAAGAGTTTCTGATAATCGATCGGGTGGTCGTGAAAATGGAAACAGAGAA attacgaataaagctggaaaatttgttcaacCACAAAGAGTTGAGCGATGGTATGAACGCAATTCTGAACGATAATGACCAGCTCATTTTTAAAGAGTTGCAGGTGCCACTACAAAACGTCCTGGAAAAAGTGGCAAGACAAATTGTTGCACcagttttcaataaattcccttacaacgaaatgtttttggatgaataa
- the LOC119070451 gene encoding protein takeout-like has protein sequence MILSVVVYGALCTFFTYAAAKYPSELPQCHAGDTKCLPEVITGILSGYPNGHPGLAIPPLEPLRINSIDIVQGAESPINIDLHLKNLDLNGISKAVITKVVGFEEDILNSKFEIYAKLPQLSLHGDYKINGRVLVLPIQGVGKSSLNFENFDIGIKYKPKIIIKNGKEYIQTEKFKLEFDTSKFSLHFSDLFNGDKALGDNMNIFLNENWRDILNELKPSITSTLEQILEAIINRIFAKVPYKEMYLH, from the exons ATGATTTTAAGCGTAGTTGTGTACGGTGCACTATGCACATTTTTTACTTATGCAGCAGCCAAATATC CCTCTGAATTACCGCAATGCCATGCTGGAGATACAAAATGTTTACCCGAAGTTATAACGGGTATACTATCCGGTTATCCGAACGGTCATCCCGGTCTAGCGATCCCACCTTTGGAACCGCTTCGCATAAACTCTATCGATATCGTCCAAGGTGCGGAGAGTCCCATAAACATTGATTTGCACCTGAAGAATTTGGATCTGAATGGCATCAGCAAGGCGGTTATCACAAAAGTCGT AGGTTTCGAAGAGGATATTTTAAACAGTAAATTCGAGATCTACGCCAAATTGCCACAGCTTTCGCTGCATGGTGACTACAAAATCAACGGTAGAGTGTTGGTGTTACCGATACAGGGCGTTGGCAAATCGTCActgaatttcgagaatttcgaCATCGGTATCAAGTACAAGCCGAAGATAATCATCAAAAATGGTAAAGAGTACATCCAAacggaaaaattcaaattggaaTTCGATACCAGCAAATTTTCGCTCCATTTCTCCGATTTATTTAACGGCGACAAAGCGCTCGGTGACAACATGAATAtctttttaaacgaaaattggCGAGACATATTGAACGAATTGAAACCGTCCATTACGTCAACGCTGGAGCAAATTCTGGAAGCGATTATCAACCGGATATTTGCTAAAGTACCCTACAAAGAAATGTATTTGCATTAA